One genomic segment of Equus przewalskii isolate Varuska chromosome 13, EquPr2, whole genome shotgun sequence includes these proteins:
- the LOC139075422 gene encoding uncharacterized protein: MPRKRRSFAKTRADHIFTRVKPNATRSQPPTLPWGPLSQRPCSSEGGLRGRHSSTTPRRCARVLPRAPRGFGSLCTNSRRGGLGTGSRAGAQTAGAAPLPRTARDGSKRPRPEKEAPGRSAPPRETAPPGLITWAPSWLPFPRAASGPSGQDPAPPRGTARYIPGAGGILRQGEPSWHRQAQGPVPRGTAHPAPASPPLPRGRASLDRQSCGRQPHVVPLDGERVGDAQTQMKGRDSGSRWSCEPERFTSTFYPPILKRTFPLLLPRNTQGKEMQHEPRKAGRGGIIFSRRKGRCDWTGGGRTPLGFPICEEIPKEHITKTEVRGAGGQDEAHLRGNISL; the protein is encoded by the exons ATGCCTCG aaagcgAAGGTCGTTTGCAAAGACTCGAGCAGACCACATCTTTACTCGTGTCAAGCCCAATGCAACCCGGTCCCAGCCACCCACCTTGCCTTGGGGTCCTCTCTCTCAGCGCCCGTGCAGCTCGGAAGGCGGGCTTCGCGGGCGCCACAGCTCCACAACGCCCAGGAGGTGCGCCCGAGTCCTGCCCCGCGCGCCCCGCGGGTTCGGCTCCCTATGCACCAACAGTCGCCGAGGCGGGCTGGGAACGGGATCCCGGGCCGGGGCCCAGACAGCCGGCGCTGCCCCACTGCCTCGAACGGCCAGAGACGGTTCAAAGCGTCCGAGACCCGAAAAAGAGGCTCCCGGGCGCTCGGCGCCTCCTCGGGAGACGGCACCTCCAGGACTAATCACCTGGGCACCTTCTTGGCTGCCTTTCCCTCGGGCGGCCTCTGGCCCCTCGGGGCAGGACCCGGCGCCTCCCCGCGGCACTGCCCGCTACATCCCAGGAGCCGGTGGGATCCTGAGGCAGGGAGAGCCGAGCTGGCACCGGCAGGCGCAGGGGCCGGTTCCCCGGGGCACAGCCCACCCCGCCCCCgcgtcccctcccctgccccgggGGCGGGCTTCGCTTGACAGGCAGAGTTGCGGGCGACAGCCGCACGTGGTTCCCCTGGATGGTGAAAGAGTTGGAGATGCCCAG ACGCAAATGAAAGGACGTGATTCTGGTTCGAGATGGTCATGTGAGCCTGAACGTTTTACTTCCACATTCTACCCACCCATCCTGAAACGAACGTTTCCACTGCTATTACCCAGAAACACACAGGGAAAGGAAATGCAGCATGAACCCCGGAAGGCAGGACGGGGTGGGATCATTTTCTCCAGGAGAAAGGGCAGATGCGACTGGACTGGAGGAGGGAGGACTCCCCTGGGATTTCCCATATGCGAAGAAATCCCAAAAGAACACATTACCAAGACTGAGGTAAGAGGGGCTGGAGGTCAGGATGAGGCCCATTTGAGGGGTAACATTTCTCTCTAG
- the DRD1 gene encoding D(1A) dopamine receptor: protein MSTLNTSTMDGAGLVGKRDFSFRILTGCFLSLLILSTLLGNTLVCAAVIRFRHLRSKVTNFFVISLAVSDLLVAVLVMPWKAVAEIAGFWPFGSFCNIWVAFDIMCSTASILNLCVISVDRYWAISSPFRYERKMTPKAAFILISVAWTLSVLISFIPVQLSWHKAKPASPADGNATSLGETVDNCDSSLSRTYAISSSFISFYIPVAIMIVTYTRIYRIAQKQIRRISALERAAVHAKNCQTTTGNGNPVECSQPESSFKMSFKRETKVLKTLSVIMGVFVCCWLPFFVLNCMVPFCGSGETKPFCIDSITFDVFMWFGWANSSLNPIIYAFNADFRKAFSTLLGCYRLCPTTNNAIETVSINNNGAVVFSSHHEPRGSISKDCNLVYLIPHAVGSSEDLKKEEAGGVARPLEKLSPALSVILDYDTDVSLEKIQPVTQNGQHPT from the coding sequence ATGAGCACTCTGAACACTTCTACCATGGATGGGGCTGGGCTGGTAGGGAAGAGGGACTTCTCCTTCCGCATCCTCACAGGCTGTTTCCTGTCGCTGCTCATCCTGTCCACACTCCTGGGGAACACACTGGTCTGTGCTGCCGTCATCAGGTTCCGACACCTGAGGTCCAAAGTGACCAACTTCTTTGTTATCTCCTTGGCCGTGTCGGATCTCTTGGTGGCTGTCTTGGTCATGCCCTGGAAAGCGGTGGCGGAGATTGCTGGCTTCTGGCCCTTTGGGTCCTTCTGTAACATCTGGGTGGCCTTTGACATCATGTGCTCCACTGCGTCTATCCTCAACCTCTGTGTGATCAGCGTGGACAGGTATTGGGCTATCTCCAGTCCCTTCCGGTATGAGAGGAAGATGACCCCCAAGGCAGCCTTCATTCTGATCAGTGTGGCATGGACCTTGTCTGTGCTCATCTCCTTCATCCCAGTGCAGCTCAGCTGGCACAAGGCGAAACCTGCGAGCCCGGCCGATGGGAATGCCACTTCCCTGGGGGAGACCGTGGACAACTGTGATTCCAGCTTGAGCAGGACATATGCCATTTCGTCCTCCTTCATAAGCTTTTACATCCCCGTGGCCATCATGATTGTCACCTACACCAGGATCTACAGGATTGCCCAGAAACAAATACGGCGCATCTCGGCCTTGGAGAGGGCAGCCGTCCACGCCAAGAATTGCCAGACCACTACAGGTAACGGAAACCCTGTGGAGTGTTCTCAACCCGAAAGCTCCTTTAAGATGTCCTTCAAAAGAGAGACTAAGGTTCTGAAGACTCTGTCAGTGATCATGGGGGTGTTTGTGTGCTGCTGGCTTCCTTTCTTCGTCTTGAACTGCATGGTGCCCTTCTGTGGGTCTGGGGAGACCAAGCCCTTCTGCATTGATTCCATCACCTTCGATGTGTTTATGTGGTTTGGGTGGGCTAATTCCTCCTTGAACCCCATCATTTATGCCTTTAATGCTGATTTTCGGAAGGCATTTTCAACCCTTTTAGGATGCTACAGACTTTGCCCTACCACAAATAACGCCATAGAGACAGTTAGCATCAATAACAACGGGGCCGTGGTGTTTTCCAGCCATCACGAGCCGCGAGGCTCCATCTCCAAGGACTGCAATCTGGTTTATCTGATCCCACATGCAGTGGGCTCCTCTGAGGACCtgaagaaggaggaggcaggtggagtAGCCAGACCTTTGGAGAAGCTGTCCCCGGCCCTGTCTGTCATATTGGACTATGACACTGATGTCTCTCTGGAGAAGATTCAGCCTGTCACACAAAATGGGCAGCACCCTACCTGA